A single window of Amphiura filiformis chromosome 17, Afil_fr2py, whole genome shotgun sequence DNA harbors:
- the LOC140137525 gene encoding uncharacterized protein, whose protein sequence is MIWSIILLSLMFIRGMSQTMESSTCNSCCQGPIGPQGQPGIPGVPGSHGTNGIPGGFGQKGEAGIGLRGESGSRGDPGVRGEAGQKGEQGEAGIRGLPGKVGPSGQIGPQGPTGIGGQGPPGIAGMKGERGMPAQSAVTRRSAFTAVKTSAQTGNVNDVVSFQQLVTDVGNDFDPSTGKFTCRVPGVYFFMFSFNTDYDVQDTGVGLVKNDEVLVGAFIDQQILDHQLGNGGVAQLVVGDQMWLKFLTNGRVDSHNVNYRLSTFTGYLMYEDN, encoded by the coding sequence ATGATTTGGTCAATAATCTTGCTCTCTTTAATGTTCATCCGAGGTATGTCTCAGACGATGGAGTCGTCTACGTGTAACAGCTGTTGTCAGGGCCCAATAGGCCCCCAGGGGCAACCAGGTATACCAGGCGTACCCGGATCTCATGGTACAAACGGCATACCGGGCGGATTCGGTCAAAAGGGAGAGGCTGGGATCGGACTAAGAGGAGAATCTGGCTCAAGAGGTGACCCCGGGGTCAGAGGTGAAGCTGGACAAAAGGGTGAACAAGGAGAGGCTGGCATAAGAGGTTTGCCCGGTAAAGTAGGCCCTAGTGGCCAGATTGGTCCCCAGGGGCCGACAGGAATAGGTGGACAAGGCCCTCCGGGAATCGCAGGAATGAAAGGAGAACGGGGAATGCCGGCCCAATCTGCCGTCACCAGAAGATCTGCCTTCACAGCTGTAAAAACCAGTGCACAGACAGGTAATGTTAATGATGTCGTGAGTTTCCAGCAGTTGGTCACTGATGTTGGCAATGATTTTGATCCATCCACAGGTAAATTCACCTGTCGTGTTCCCGGTGTCTATTTCTTCATGTTTAGTTTCAACACTGATTATGATGTCCAAGACACTGGCGTGGGTTTGGTGAAGAATGACGAGGTCCTCGTTGGTGCGTTCATTGACCAACAAATATTAGATCATCAGCTAGGAAACGGTGGTGTAGCTCAGCTTGTGGTTGGCGATCAAATGTGGCTCAAATTTCTGACGAATGGGCGTGTGGATTCTCATAACGTTAACTATCGTCTATCAACCTTTACAGGATATCTGATGTACGAGGATAATTAG